The sequence below is a genomic window from Crassostrea angulata isolate pt1a10 unplaced genomic scaffold, ASM2561291v2 HiC_scaffold_1, whole genome shotgun sequence.
CATCAGTTAGAAGAAACCAATAAACTGTTGTGTTCCTATCACATGAAGACAACAGTTTTCTGGGCcattcaacaaaacacactaCCTCACTGGCGTCCACAAAATCTCCTGGCCggtttctgggtctgctttaAACTCCTACTTAAATGGGTGTCTGAGGGAGTTTGTCCGAACTTTTTCATCCCACAAAACAACCTGTTTTTGACAAAGGTCTATGGACCAGCACAAAACAGATTGTTCCTACAGTTACATGAACTGTACAAGAAAGGTCTAGCCTGTCTGTTACAGAGTTCCTCTATCAGGTCCTACATCATTAATGTCCTGTACAATCCTAGACTTTTTATTTGTACAGATGAGAGATTAATGAGGAGTGAAGTTGATTATGATGTAGAACTTGTTAATGAGACCTCTTACATTGGTGCAAATTGGACAAATAGCCCTAACAAATACATACACATAATAGAACAGTTGGTAGAGTCATCCCTGACACACTATCAAGCTCTTACAATACAGAGACTTACAGGATTCATATTTCAGAGTATATCCTTTACATTACACAACGAATACATACACACAGGTGTCAACAAACAGATGTATGTTGCAGACAAACTGTCCTGTCACATGCTGAAATTAGCAGCCAAGTTTAGTTATGTATCGGACATGTTGTACATTGCCATATATTATTACATGACATTCAGATACAGGGAAGCTTTATCTGTTATAGAGATGACAAAGGTCAAGTTAGCACAGCCATATCTCATGTATAGAAATGTTGTAGACAGAGAGAGGTATACTGAGGCTGTAGGGGGACAGTCCTGGTCTACAAAGATGAGACAGGCTGTAGCATGGAATATCACACTTGACACCAGAATCTGTTGTATCAGTGAACTAATACCAGAACAACAGTCTTCTGTACAGAACAGAGAGCCTATATTGATTATCCCAGTGTTTGTAATGTTACACTTCCTAGAGTTCTTGTGTTACAGACACAGTGATACACCATTATCACAAGCAGCTCTAGATGATCTACAGGTCCTAGTCCACCATGATCAGGGACTGTATGTACCTGATATACTCAGAGACATCTCCTGGGAGatcctggggatctgtcaacagatcacaGGGAACCTCCAGGCTGCTCTATACTCATACCAACAATCACTGATCACTCAGTCTCCATACATCAACATACAAACTGGTACACAGAGGAGAATACATGATGTGGTTCAGTCTACACCACACCAGTAAATAAACCAGTATCTTGAAATATTAGACCAATATTGAAAAGTcatcaacaaaaacaacatttacactaactttttaaattagttCTACCGtaatatataaggaaaaaaaatcaaatacctACAAAATTACGTACACTCCTTACAAATGCACATTTTTTGCATTCATTCATAAATTGTTACAATAGGATAGTTTTTTTCTGCCAGGGTTGGAGTTATCATGATAATTCATAATCTTAATATCAAAGATTTGCTAATTTGTTACTAGAAATCTCAAAGTGCTCTCCTTGATTGCAATTTAGagatacaatatatattaaataataatgcTCTAGGCCTATATCTCCTCTCAGCTAATCAAATCACCTGGCACAAATCAAGACCAATACTGAGTCTATTAAATCACCTGACACAAATCAAGACCAATACCAAGTCTATTAAATCACCTGACACAAATCAAGACCAATACCGATGTCTATCAAAGCACCTCGTACACCAGAGGACCTACCTCTCATGTTGTTGTAAGCCATGGCGACCTGTGACACAATGTAGGAACTCTTGACGAACCCTTTGTCCATCAGGTGTTGGTAAATCTTGAGTCCCTCCTCATTCAACTGCAGCTCCAGGTAAATGTGACCCAGGAAGAAATGCTTCATCCAGTGATTGGGGAGGGAAAGTGCCAGCAGCTATAACAGTATCAAGGCAGTTAAAATTtgtgtagatattttttttttagtttattgtaTTCAGTTTATGTATTACTGTGTTTAAGATTGCTTAAATCAAACTACTGTAGTTGAAAGAGATGGTAACATATCAGCTACAAAAGAATCAAGGCATCTGACAGTTTTATGGGGGTTTATCTAATAAGACCagtttgttatacatgtattcagttATTGTATCAATGTATTAAAGATTGCTTAAATCAATTTACTGTAGTTAgttaaataattgtaaaaaataattttctgtgTGGAATTAAGATCTAATcaaatcagtttattaataaaagagagataacttactgactccttgtctttgatgagtgtcGCTAGTtttaaccaatataagggagataactcactgactccttgtctttgatgagtgtcactagttctaaccaatataagggagataacttacagactccttgtctttgatgagtgtcgctagttctaaccaatataagggagataacttacagactccttgtctttgatgagggTCACTAGTcctaaccaatataagggagataactcactgactccttgtctttgatgagtgtcactaattctaaccaatataagggagataactcactgactacttgtctttgatgagggtcactagttctaaccaatataagggagataactcactgactccttgtctttgatgagtgtcactaattctaaccaatataagggagataacccactgactccttgtctttgatgagggTCACAAGTtttaaccaatataagggagataagtAACAtactccttgtctttgatgagtgtcactaattctaaccaatataagggagataacccactgactccttgtctttgatgagggTCACAAGTtttaaccaatataagggagataactcacagacTCTTTGTCTTTGATGAGGGTCACAAGTTTTtaccaatataagggagataactcactgactccttgtctttgatgagtgtcacttgttctaaccaatataagggagataactcactgactccttgtctttgatgagggTCACAACTtttaaccaatataagggagataagtaacagactccttgtctttgatgagtgtcactaattctaaccaatataagggagataacccACTGACTCTttgtctttgatgagtgtcactagttttaaccaatataagggagataactcacagactccttgtctttgatgagtgtcacttgttctaaccaatataagggagataagttacagactccttgtctttgatTAGGGTCACAAgttctaaccaatataagggagataactcactgactccttgtctttgatgagggTCACTTgttctaaccaatataagggagataactcactgactccttgtctttgatgagggTCACTGGTCCTtaccaatataagggagataactcactgaCTCCTTGTTTTTGATGAGTGTCACAAGTtttaaccaatataagggagataactcacagacTCTTTGTCTTTGATGAGGGTCACTAGTTCTAACCACGCCCCCCAGTGCAGTGGTTCAGAGTTCACTGCATCAACAAACACTTCTATAGCTTCTTTCAGTAAATCCAGCTTTTTCAACACCACACCGTACCtgcaaaataaaatcacatacagaattaataaaaaatcatcattttcaattttcaattcagatttttttttgatagcTACTTTACATTGACTTACGTTCAGACAACTGTCACCGAGTGATCTTTCTTACAAATTAAAAGGAGCATGGTCACGGTTTTggtcaaaatattttcctgtttttaatgtttacaatgcttcagttagGGATTTCTAAAAGTAACCAACAAATGAATGTCAGTTGTTGAGTTGTAAGTGAGATAAAGAGCCCAcaattcattgttatgtaaacaaagctcaggttatgttattgtttacatcttaatgctgaaaagaaaatttcagatttcgatctaaaatgaatgtgacacACAGAGGAAATCTTTGTTTATGTTCAAAATGAATCAGCAGATataaaaatcagcttgaaaaagaacttaCATCATCACATCATTACTTATAACtgtacataacaaagaattatgatCTCTGTCACTCGCTTATAACTCTatgactgacactcaaattttggttgaacattagaaatgcattactaaagcattgttacagggagataactcaaaGATTTTCATTGTGTTGTAACACCAACTACCTTTTAATATTTCAGatacgatgtaaaaatttatatgatGTTATAATTGAATtcagtttttttatttcacagagTTTGTAGTTTACAttgaaaatttaacaagaaacaagcattttatcattttacacaaaaatgaAGTCCGCAACATATGGTTTTCATTAGTGTTTTAGAAACACCAGATTGCACATATACTAAGATAAGTTTTTCCTGAAATTGGCGGACTTGGAAAGGgttcaaataagatgttttcgtttacataatagtaatctaaaatttagattttggttgcatttaattctattttttaactCTAGTACAGTTTTTGCCATGATCAAAGAGATGTCgtggacattattctccaatataccatgAACATCATTCGTAAATTATCAAATCAGAAATACCAATTTGTCTCGaactgatcatgaaagtacaacttcaaaccgtaaaaagttttaaaaccatgtcaatttcacgtgttaatTCCAGCGTAAatgatgtgtattgcctcaaatgtttatttttaagggATCAATGcagctgttcctaggacctccctagcacattttgACTGAGTGTTTTTACATAAgatatataacgtgtagtagtaataatcatatcaaattgcccttaaaatattaggaatataactcaaaaatattttataaataagtgaagaatactaaaaatccaaagaaacattctgtcgtctgcatgtgattcctttgatcgatacacatgtaaacattattaACAAAACTGTTGGGGTTACGCGGAACAGTCGTCAATATGTCGGACCTAGATCATCTCTCTATAAGAGAAacaatctgtagaaatactgggcttttagtagaatagaaataaagttctttttttcgtgaatgttgcaggataacctcctcggtttCAAAaggttgtttgaaatataaaagcttTGGCTAATGCCTCAACTGTtacatttcaaaacatttctcgACTTGGAAGGTTATTctgcaataaaaatgaaaacacatACTTTTTtcttaggccaaaaaaaaaaatatgtgtgtttccggtttcccgaccgaccctattttttgtgcgccgaccctaacactttttattccaaatccagATTACTAACCgtaattggtttaaacaatagAGTCTTTACAAATCAGAGTTCAAAAAACGCTTGTAACAATTCAATAGAAAACACCATTTatcaaagcgttttaaagatttctaagtGCAGATTGACAGCATGCATGAAAGTTATCCTTGGTTATTTtagctaaattatcaatgcaataaatagtttcttAGGGCAGTGATATGTTATGAATTGATATAaagatgtacatgaaaaaagcagaggcaaagtttttttttttatttctgggtGTGGAGACTGCATACATCGTAAGTCTTTGAATAGGCCCAACAATCATTCACATTATAAATGTGATTTTGAAATGTTGCAGTTCAattgcaaatgaaatttaaaccattaattatgttatcatttttttaaaagattgttaaaaagatttaattctaAGGCTCTCGTCTGATcaaccagaatttcctctgtttctgaATTCAACACTTACAGTTACGATATTAATGTTAACTGTTATGTCAGTTGACCAGGAAAATAGAACTAATTactaatatataatatatttgtggTAATGAGTATTATACTTTGTTAATTCATAGTGgctgtcatatttatattttctatttacagGAAAATAAAGTCTTCGTATACATTCCAAATTAACCTTAGATTTAAGAAAGCAGTTGTCACTATCCATGATTGCTCCacctgtaaaatacattttcttattgtatagaaaaatcatatgCTAGGAAAGGGGAAAACTTAAaagctcattaaaaaaaaaaaacaaaaaaaaacagccGACCTACCTAGTCTATTTAAAAATCTGATGAAataggaaacacacatattttttgtttttggccTTAAATACTTCATTGGAAATTACGAAAAATCAATCAtgatatgaaacattattttcaaacattttcagcATAAATAACCCCCATATTTGTtgcatataaaatgtacatttttcatgaaactaccagtatttacatttcatcaacCTGACAGtttgaaatcatgaactttgaccttttgtagcTATAAAGTGGGTCTggcaaaatcatttgaattttataagaaaaaaggCTTTAGTACACTTAACAAAATGGTATATAACTTTGGTACTATTCCAAAaaaatgcaagccgcaaaccttaccttaaaaagtgaaaaatgaaatttgacaaaagtagtgaccatgcccctttaatactTTTACCTACAAGTATAAACTGCTACTAACTTACAGATAGATGCAGAATCCATCCAGTTCCTTGATGGCATACTTCTTGGCTAGCTCTGTTTTCAGAGTTTTAAAGTGTTCATTCTCTAATTTGTCTGGAGGACCTTGAAAGAAAGGA
It includes:
- the LOC128168491 gene encoding uncharacterized protein LOC128168491, whose protein sequence is MSESVFVGLCEIVGTTKQVAIRRETEDIREMVERQVAPNDGIIRIMSGSRREGFRLVGSDLDTMYWTNDHRVIMEMSQSEYYNTANTTLILSDSSESPPGFTLLQLLTPSRYREVQLSCVRMNARVYISSSIWRQLTCSLVFPNSTVHGPCGSGVLGGEEYDHAWCFVCDFWPPSASSWIDRCHSWPDPEVVHDIVRNGCHFVAIGHPLGPNENVAWRISFSVAEYKLVYSMNHSQFLTYGLLKLFLKEVINHQLEETNKLLCSYHMKTTVFWAIQQNTLPHWRPQNLLAGFWVCFKLLLKWVSEGVCPNFFIPQNNLFLTKVYGPAQNRLFLQLHELYKKGLACLLQSSSIRSYIINVLYNPRLFICTDERLMRSEVDYDVELVNETSYIGANWTNSPNKYIHIIEQLVESSLTHYQALTIQRLTGFIFQSISFTLHNEYIHTGVNKQMYVADKLSCHMLKLAAKFSYVSDMLYIAIYYYMTFRYREALSVIEMTKVKLAQPYLMYRNVVDRERYTEAVGGQSWSTKMRQAVAWNITLDTRICCISELIPEQQSSVQNREPILIIPVFVMLHFLEFLCYRHSDTPLSQAALDDLQVLVHHDQGLYVPDILRDISWEILGICQQITGNLQAALYSYQQSLITQSPYINIQTGTQRRIHDVVQSTPHQ